The Drosophila innubila isolate TH190305 chromosome 3R unlocalized genomic scaffold, UK_Dinn_1.0 2_E_3R, whole genome shotgun sequence genome has a segment encoding these proteins:
- the LOC117792712 gene encoding membrane alanyl aminopeptidase: MITLRLAILWAACLSAVLADTRQLQLQPPTTYAAENWEYRLSTDIKPINYNITLRPYLLESDGQKRFTFDGEVFIEIQPTVNTKLVSLHSKSLTHSIREYWVKPAAGVKPTPQTLTLSSHNQETDIMNLTTTAELAVNQVYILHFKYTGLMEDDMHGFYRSYYVNDNNETKWLGSTQFQTHHARRAFPSFDEPQFKATFDVTIKRHRSFNTVSNTKILKTYVSDEANYFVDEFQTTPKMSTYLLAFIISEFTIRKDDTFGVLSRPEFYTQTQYSFNVGRKILDEMGKYLKMDYYGMGNDKMDMAAIPDFSAGAMENWGLLTYRETRLLVEESATTLLSRQGIAAVVAHEQAHMWFGDLVTCQWWSYTWLNEGFARFFQYFGTAFVETEWELEKQFVVDQIQSVMAMDSTNATNPLSDLNTYTPAHLSRMFNSISYNKGASFIRMVEHTMGTENFQKSLQEYLAKHKYESSVPAYLLAAWTAQWPENRFKSSAERIFNSFTTQVGYPLINAKLSTDGKSVEFTQQRFLLKENDGAEKNLKYTVPISYTTNLEKNFNNTQPKFVLADTAASHTETLANGTSWIIANIQETGYYRVNYTESNWHAIHKALTESNWGGIHEINRAQLVDDLLNMARAGLIEYSLTFDVLEYLETETNYIPWTSGFNGFNFLAIRLGNDTKDFSVYIRDLTTKAYNKLGFEETTSDKALDIYLRTKVLSWTCRYGNADCINRAKNYFNSLSSVPKNIRSVVYCVALREGGSTEFEALYQKFKTESVATEETLLQNSFGCVKTQPLIERVFSLVLSDEIRRQDKASVLSTLYTENNENVSPVFELVTKQYEALAEAMGSYSAVATVISNIAARFTEEKQLSALKNFNVANSAKFGSSASTLKSAETSVEENIKWADAKLGHFRTYLSNRNGSAMISAFSLLTLLLVSFTTLLH, translated from the exons ATGATTACTCTCCGCTTGGCTATCCTCTGGGCAGCCTGTCTATCCGCAGTACTAGCGGATACCAGGCAGCTACAGCTGCAGCCACCCACAACATACGCCGCAGAGAACTGGGAGTACAGACTATCAACGGACATAAAACCCATAAATTACAACATTACCCTGCGACCATATTTGCTGGAAAGCGATGGACAAAAGCGTTTCACCTTCGATGGTGAGGTCTTTATTGAAATCCAACCTACGGTTAACACAAAGCTTGTATCGCTTCACTCGAAGAGCCTGACCCACTCGATCAGAGAATATTGGGTAAAGCCCGCTGCGGGTGTAAAACCCACTCCACAGACCTTGACTCTGTCTAGTCACAATCAAGAAACAGACATCATGAATCTAACAACAACTGCTGAGCTGGCAGTTAATCAAGTctacattctgcattttaaatatactggGTTGATGGAGGATGATATGCACGGATTCTATCGTAGCTACTATGTGAATGACAACAATGAGACCAA ATGGCTGGGATCCACACAGTTTCAGACACACCATGCCCGCCGCGCATTCCCCAGCTTCGATGAGCCCCAATTCAAGGCAACCTTCGATGTGACAATTAAACGTCATCGATCCTTCAACACTGTcagcaacacaaaaattttaaagaccTATGTCAGTGATGAAGC CAACTACTTTGTGGATGAGTTCCAGACAACACCGAAAATGTCGACTTATTTGTTAGCCTTCATCATCTCCGAGTTCACCATTCGAAAGGACGATACTTTTGGAGTTCTCTCACGTCCCGAGTTCTATACACAGACCCAATACAGTTTCAATGTCGGTCGTAAGATTCTCGATGAGAtgggcaaatatttaaaaatggacTACTATGGAATGGGTAACGATAAGATGGATATGGCGGCCATACCTGATTTCTCAGCTGGTGCCATGGAAAACTGGGGATTGCTTACCTACAGAGAAACTCGTCTCCTCGTGGAGGAGTCAGCAACTACGCTGTTATCCCGTCAAGGCATTGCCGCAGTCGTTGCCCATGAGCAGGCACATATGTGGTTCGGCGATCTCGTCACCTGTCAATGGTGGAGCTACACCTGGCTCAACGAAGGATTTGCCCGATTCTTCCAATACTTCGGAACCGCTTTTGTCGAAACTGAGTGGGAGCTGGAGAAGCAATTTGTGGTTGATCAGATACAGTCAGTAATGGCCATGGACTCAACCAATGCTACCAATCCCCTGAGCGATTTAAACACCTACACACCAGCCCATCTTAGTCGTATGTTCAACAGCATCTCCTACAACAAAGGTGCCTCATTCATTCGCATGGTAGAGCACACCATGGGCACAGAAAACTTCCAGAAGTCTCTGCAGGAATATCTAGCTAAACA TAAATATGAATCATCCGTGCCGGCATATCTGTTGGCTGCCTGGACTGCACAGTGGCCAGAAAACAGATTCAAGAGCAGCGCAGAGCGTATCTTTAACAGCTTCACCACACAGGTGGGATATCCCCTGATCAATGCCAAGCTATCCACCGATGGCAAGAGCGTTGAGTTCACCCAGCAGCGCTTCCTGCTCAAGGAGAATGATGGAGCCGAGAAGAATTTGAAGTACACAGTGCCCATAAGCTATACCACAAACTTGGAGAAAAACTTTAACAATACTCAGCCCAAGTTTGTATTGGCCGACACCGCCGCATCCCACACAGAGACGTTGGCTAATGGGACCAGCTGGATTATTGCCAACATCCAGGAGACTGGATACTATCGCGTCAATTACACTGAAAGCAACTGGCATGCAATCCATAAGGCTCTTACCGAAAGCAACTGGGGCGGCATTCATGAAATTAATCGTGCCCAGCTGGTCGATGATCTCCTCAATATGGCACGAGCTGGACTCATCGAGTATAGCCTGACTTTCGATGTTCTGGAGTATTTGGAAACGGAAACCAACTACATCCCATGGACGTCGGGATTCAATGGATTTAACTTCCTGGCAATACGCCTCGGCAATGATACCAAAGATTTCAGCGTGTACATCAGGGATTTAACCACAAAGGCCTACAACAAATTGGGCTTTGAGGAGACTACGTCAGATAAGGCGCTCGATATCTACTTGCGTACCAAGGTTCTATCCTGGACCTGTCGCTATGGAAACGCAGACTGTATCAACCGGGCCAAGAACTACTTCAATTCACTGTCCTCTGTTCCCAAGAACATTCGGTCAGTGGTCTATTGCGTGGCCTTGCGTGAGGGCGGCAGCACAGAATTTGAGGCACTGTATCAGAAATTCAAGACCGAGTCGGTTGCTACTGAGGAAACACTCCTGCAGAACTCCTTCGGCTGTGTGAAGACTCAACCCCTGATCGAACGAGTCTTTAGTTTAGTACTCTCAGATGAGATACGCAGACAAGACAAAGCTTCAGTTCTTAGCACGCTCTACACCGAGAACAATGAGAATGTTAGCCCTGTCTTCGAGTTGGTCACCAAGCAATACGAAGCGTTGGCCGAAGC TATGGGTAGCTACTCCGCGGTCGCTACAGTCATATCCAACATCGCTGCACGTTTCACAGAGGAAAAACAACTTTCTGCTCTGAAAAACTTCAACGTGGCCAACAGCGCCAAGTTTGGCAGCTCTGCCTCTACGTTGAAATCGGCTGAGACTTCCGTTGAAGAGAACATCAAATGGGCTGACGCTAAACTTGGACATTTCCGCACTTATCTGTCAAATCGCAACGGCAGCGCGATGATCAGCGCCTTCAGCTTACTCACCCTTCTACTGGTTTCCTTTACCACATTGCTGCACTAG
- the LOC117792714 gene encoding uncharacterized protein LOC117792714 produces the protein MITLRLAILWAACLSAVLADTRQLQLQPPTTYAAENWEYRLSTDIKPINYNITLRPYLLESDGQKRFTFDGEVFIEIQPTVNTKLVSLHSKSLTHSIREYWVKPLRV, from the coding sequence ATGATTACTCTCCGCTTGGCTATCCTCTGGGCAGCCTGTCTATCCGCAGTACTAGCGGATACCAGGCAGCTACAGCTGCAGCCACCCACAACATACGCCGCAGAGAACTGGGAGTACAGACTATCAACGGACATAAAACCCATAAATTACAACATTACCCTGCGACCATATTTGCTGGAAAGCGATGGACAAAAGCGTTTCACCTTCGATGGTGAGGTCTTTATTGAAATCCAACCTACGGTTAACACAAAGCTTGTATCGCTTCACTCGAAGAGCCTGACCCACTCGATCAGAGAATATTGGGTAAAGCCGCTGCGGGTGTAA
- the LOC117792300 gene encoding membrane alanyl aminopeptidase-like translates to MNLTTTAELAVNQVYILHFKYTGLMEDDMHGFYRSYYVNDNNETKWLGSTQFQTHHARRAFPSFDEPQFKATFDVTIKRHRSFNTVSNTKILKTYVSDEANYFVDEFQTTPKMSTYLLAFIISEFTIRKDDTFGVLSRPEFYTQTQYSFNVGRKILDEMGKYLKMDYYGMGNDKMDMAAIPDFSAGAMENWGLLTYRERSLLVDESATTLSSRQSIAALVAHEQAHMWFGDLVTCQWWSYTWLNEGFAQYFQYFGTAFVEAEWELEKQFVVLQVQSVMAMDSTNATNPLTDLNTYTPAHLSRMFNSISYSKGASFIRMIEHTMGTENFQKSLQEYLAKHKYESSVPAYLLAAWTAQWPENRFKSSAERIFNSFTTQVGYPLINAKLSTDGKSVEFTQQRFLLKENDGAEKNLKYTVPISYTTNLEKNFNNTQPKFVLADTAASHTETLANGTSWIIANIQETGYYRVNYTESNWHAIHKALTESNWGGIHEINRAQLVDDLLNMARAGLIEYSLTFDVLEYLETETNYIPWTSGFNGFNFLAIRLGNDTKDFSVYIRDLTTKAYNKLGFEETTSDKALDIYLRTKVLSWTCRYGNADCINRAKNYFNSLSSVPKNIRSVVYCVALREGGSTEFEALYQKFKTESVATEETLLQNSFGCVKTQPLIERVFSLVLSDEIRRQDKASVLSTLYTENNENVSPVFELVTKQYEALAEAMGSYSAVATVISNIAARFTEEKQLSALKNFNVANSAKFGSSASTLKSAETSVEENIKWADAKLGHFRTYLSKRNGSAMISAFSLLTLLLVSFTTFLH, encoded by the exons ATGAATCTAACAACAACTGCTGAGCTGGCAGTTAATCAAGTctacattctgcattttaaatatactggGTTGATGGAGGATGATATGCACGGATTCTATCGTAGCTACTATGTGAATGACAACAATGAGACCAA ATGGCTGGGATCCACACAGTTTCAGACACACCATGCCCGCCGTGCATTCCCCAGCTTCGATGAGCCCCAATTCAAGGCAACCTTCGATGTGACAATTAAACGTCATCGATCCTTCAACACTGTcagcaacacaaaaattttaaagaccTATGTCAGTGATGAAGC CAACTACTTTGTGGATGAGTTCCAGACAACACCGAAAATGTCGACTTATTTGTTAGCCTTCATCATCTCCGAGTTCACCATTCGAAAGGACGATACTTTTGGAGTTCTCTCACGTCCCGAGTTCTATACACAGACCCAATACAGTTTCAATGTCGGTCGTAAGATTCTCGATGAGAtgggcaaatatttaaaaatggacTACTATGGAATGGGTAACGATAAGATGGATATGGCGGCCATACCTGATTTCTCAGCTGGTGCCATGGAAAACTGGGGATTGCTTACCTACAGAGAGCGTAGTCTTCTCGTGGATGAGTCGGCAACTACTCTATCATCTCGTCAATCCATCGCAGCACTAGTGGCCCATGAGCAGGCACATATGTGGTTCGGCGATCTCGTCACCTGTCAATGGTGGAGCTACACCTGGCTCAACGAAGGATTTGCCCAATACTTCCAATACTTCGGAACCGCTTTTGTCGAAGCTGAGTGGGAGCTGGAAAAGCAGTTTGTCGTTCTTCAGGTGCAGTCAGTGATGGCCATGGACTCAACCAATGCTACCAATCCCCTAACCGATTTAAACACCTACACACCAGCCCATCTTAGTCGTATGTTCAACAGCATCTCCTACAGCAAAGGTGCCTCATTTATTCGCATGATAGAGCACACCATGGGCACAGAAAACTTCCAGAAGTCTCTGCAGGAATATCTAGCTAAACA TAAATATGAATCATCCGTGCCGGCATATCTGTTGGCTGCCTGGACTGCACAGTGGCCAGAAAACAGATTCAAGAGCAGCGCAGAGCGTATCTTTAACAGCTTCACCACACAGGTGGGATATCCCCTGATCAATGCCAAGCTATCCACCGATGGCAAGAGCGTTGAGTTCACCCAGCAGCGCTTCCTGCTCAAGGAGAATGATGGAGCCGAGAAGAATTTGAAGTACACAGTGCCCATAAGCTATACCACAAACTTGGAGAAAAACTTTAACAATACTCAGCCCAAGTTTGTATTGGCCGACACCGCCGCATCCCACACAGAGACGTTGGCTAATGGGACCAGCTGGATTATTGCCAACATCCAGGAGACTGGATACTATCGCGTCAATTACACTGAAAGCAACTGGCATGCAATCCATAAGGCTCTTACCGAAAGCAACTGGGGCGGCATTCATGAAATTAATCGTGCCCAGCTGGTCGATGATCTCCTCAATATGGCACGAGCTGGACTCATCGAGTATAGCCTGACTTTCGATGTTCTGGAGTATTTGGAAACGGAAACCAACTACATCCCATGGACGTCGGGATTCAATGGATTTAACTTCCTGGCAATACGCCTCGGCAATGATACCAAAGATTTCAGCGTGTACATCAGGGATTTAACCACAAAGGCCTACAACAAATTGGGCTTTGAGGAGACTACGTCAGATAAGGCGCTCGATATCTACTTGCGTACCAAGGTTCTATCCTGGACCTGTCGCTATGGAAACGCAGACTGTATCAACCGGGCCAAGAACTACTTCAATTCACTGTCCTCTGTTCCCAAGAACATTCGGTCAGTGGTCTATTGCGTGGCCTTGCGTGAGGGCGGCAGCACAGAATTTGAGGCACTGTATCAGAAATTCAAGACCGAGTCGGTTGCTACTGAGGAAACACTCCTGCAGAACTCCTTCGGCTGTGTGAAGACTCAACCCCTGATCGAACGAGTCTTTAGTTTAGTACTCTCAGATGAGATACGCAGACAAGACAAAGCTTCAGTTCTTAGCACGCTCTACACCGAGAACAATGAGAATGTTAGCCCTGTCTTCGAGTTGGTCACCAAGCAATACGAAGCTTTGGCCGAAGC TATGGGCAGCTACTCCGCGGTCGCTACAGTCATATCCAACATCGCTGCACGTTTCACAGAGGAAAAACAACTTTCTGCTCTGAAAAACTTCAACGTGGCCAACAGCGCCAAGTTTGGCAGCTCTGCCTCTACGTTGAAATCGGCTGAGACTTCCGTTGAAGAGAACATCAAATGGGCTGACGCTAAGCTTGGACATTTCCGCACTTATCTGTCAAAACGCAACGGCAGCGCGATGATCAGTGCCTTCAGCCTACTCACTCTTCTGCTGGTTTCCTTTACCACATTTTTGCACTAg